The following coding sequences are from one Streptomyces sp. NBC_01232 window:
- a CDS encoding response regulator transcription factor produces the protein MRVLIVEDEPYLAEAVRDGLRLEAIAADIAADGDSALELLGVNSYDLAVLDRDIPGPSGDEVARRIVASGSGIPILMLTAADRIDDKASGFGLGADDYLTKPFELRELVLRLRALDRRRAHARPPVREIAGLRLDPFRREVFRDGRHVALTRKQFAVLEVLVAAEGGVVSAEGLLERAWDENADPLTNAVRITVSALRKRLGEPSIIATVPGVGYRIDTDTDTIAPGRTHA, from the coding sequence ATGCGCGTACTGATCGTCGAGGACGAGCCCTACCTGGCGGAAGCCGTCCGTGACGGTCTGCGGCTGGAGGCCATCGCGGCCGACATCGCCGCCGACGGCGACTCCGCCCTGGAGCTGCTCGGCGTCAACTCCTACGACCTCGCCGTCCTGGACCGCGACATCCCCGGGCCCTCCGGCGACGAGGTCGCCCGGCGCATCGTCGCCTCCGGCAGCGGCATCCCGATCCTCATGCTCACCGCCGCCGACCGGATCGACGACAAGGCGTCCGGGTTCGGGCTCGGCGCCGACGACTACCTCACCAAACCGTTCGAGCTGCGGGAGCTGGTCCTGCGGCTGAGGGCGCTCGACCGCAGGCGCGCCCACGCCCGGCCGCCGGTCCGCGAGATCGCGGGCCTGCGGCTCGATCCCTTCCGGCGGGAGGTCTTCCGCGACGGACGCCACGTCGCGCTCACCCGCAAACAGTTCGCGGTCCTGGAAGTCCTCGTGGCCGCCGAGGGCGGGGTCGTCAGCGCCGAGGGGCTGCTGGAACGGGCCTGGGACGAGAACGCCGACCCCCTCACCAACGCCGTGCGCATCACCGTCTCCGCACTGCGCAAACGGCTCGGCGAACCATCGATCATCGCCACCGTGCCGGGCGTCGGCTACCGGATCGACACCGATACGGACACCATCGCGCCCGGTCGTACGCATGCGTAG
- a CDS encoding VanZ family protein has protein sequence MNDNTSLSAPSRRTRGRVLLGLAVLALAGALFVVRRPLMMSAPTCMAGRWHGCFDTFNGVVLMTLVAVPLGVLVAWALARRRRAAGIAGAWPMSLADVGMVHGTVPFVWMTMMPGSGAGIVPGRVSLVPLRDLVTMGPLGIGGNLLVFAALGFFAPMRFAALGSLPRILALGAGCSVVVEAAQYVLRLDRVSSVDDVLVNAAGAALAALASRRWWRTTVQASADLPRPVPTPAPASAG, from the coding sequence ATGAACGACAACACATCCCTGTCGGCACCGTCCCGTCGGACGCGCGGGAGGGTGCTCCTCGGCCTGGCGGTACTCGCTCTGGCGGGCGCCCTGTTCGTCGTGCGGCGGCCGCTCATGATGTCCGCTCCGACGTGCATGGCCGGCCGGTGGCACGGCTGCTTCGACACGTTCAACGGTGTGGTGCTCATGACGCTCGTCGCCGTGCCGCTCGGCGTACTGGTGGCCTGGGCGCTGGCCCGTCGGCGGCGTGCGGCCGGCATCGCGGGGGCGTGGCCGATGTCGCTGGCCGACGTGGGGATGGTCCACGGGACGGTGCCGTTCGTGTGGATGACCATGATGCCGGGCTCCGGGGCCGGGATCGTGCCCGGCCGGGTGAGCCTGGTGCCGCTGCGGGACCTCGTCACGATGGGGCCGCTCGGGATCGGCGGCAACCTGCTGGTCTTCGCCGCGCTGGGGTTCTTCGCCCCGATGCGGTTCGCGGCGCTGGGATCCTTGCCGCGGATCCTGGCGCTCGGGGCGGGCTGCTCGGTCGTGGTCGAGGCCGCGCAGTACGTCCTGCGGCTGGACCGGGTGTCGTCCGTGGACGACGTACTGGTCAACGCCGCGGGCGCAGCGCTGGCCGCGCTGGCGTCGCGCCGCTGGTGGCGCACGACGGTACAGGCCTCGGCGGACCTGCCTCGCCCGGTGCCGACGCCGGCGCCGGCCTCGGCAGGCTGA
- a CDS encoding flavin monoamine oxidase family protein, with protein sequence MNHDVIVLGAGLAGLAAARDLAAGGADVLVVEARDRVGGRVEQTELPDGRLVQLGGEVVGRAHTAYLTLVAELGLTLVPSYVAEPGALTRATPEGVSAGDPPHWFGPGDDTCHQKVTAAFCALARTVDPDDPWSHPDAAALDHTSVGDWLRAQGATPAVVRLWEIGQLALADGSYERTSLLAALRKHAAVPVPEAASGGPDHYDYEAWEGLRVAEGSATVALRMAAGLGGRVRTGAPVEAVTVRRPGHCSVRLAGGETLTAGAVVSALPVGPLRQVTVTGVSEERLASLHRQRQALAAKFVAAYDRPFWRGRGRSGLSECEGVLGSTWPQSDGILSALVPPERLGVLLGMPGPLRTRELLADIARLYGDEAHRPLATYVRMWGTDPWTQGYVTQWTPGDVTAVGPRHGTHEPPFYVCGSDQWVAGYMEGAVRTGRDAAKEALHRG encoded by the coding sequence ATGAACCACGACGTCATCGTGCTGGGTGCCGGCCTGGCCGGTCTCGCCGCCGCACGCGACCTCGCCGCCGGCGGAGCCGACGTCCTCGTCGTCGAGGCCCGGGACCGGGTCGGCGGACGCGTCGAACAGACCGAACTCCCCGACGGCCGGCTGGTCCAGCTCGGCGGCGAGGTCGTCGGCCGCGCCCACACCGCGTACCTCACCCTTGTCGCGGAGCTCGGCCTCACCCTGGTCCCCAGCTACGTCGCCGAGCCCGGCGCCCTCACCCGCGCCACGCCCGAAGGGGTCTCCGCGGGCGATCCGCCCCACTGGTTCGGCCCCGGCGACGACACGTGCCACCAGAAGGTCACCGCCGCGTTCTGCGCACTCGCCCGCACCGTCGACCCGGACGACCCCTGGTCCCACCCCGATGCGGCGGCCCTGGACCACACCTCCGTCGGCGACTGGCTGCGCGCCCAGGGCGCGACCCCGGCCGTCGTCCGTCTCTGGGAGATCGGCCAACTCGCCCTCGCCGACGGCTCGTACGAGCGCACGTCCCTGCTCGCCGCCCTGCGCAAGCACGCCGCCGTCCCGGTACCGGAGGCCGCGTCCGGCGGCCCGGACCACTACGACTACGAGGCGTGGGAGGGCCTGCGGGTCGCCGAGGGATCCGCGACGGTCGCCCTGCGCATGGCCGCCGGCCTCGGCGGACGCGTCCGTACCGGAGCGCCGGTCGAGGCCGTCACCGTCCGCCGGCCCGGCCACTGCTCCGTACGGCTGGCCGGCGGCGAGACCCTCACCGCCGGCGCCGTCGTCAGCGCCCTGCCCGTCGGCCCGCTCCGGCAGGTCACGGTCACCGGTGTCTCCGAGGAGCGACTGGCCTCCCTGCACCGTCAACGCCAGGCCCTCGCAGCGAAGTTCGTCGCCGCCTACGACCGGCCGTTCTGGCGGGGCCGCGGCCGCAGCGGCCTCTCCGAATGCGAAGGGGTCCTCGGCAGCACCTGGCCGCAGAGCGACGGCATCCTCTCCGCCCTCGTACCGCCCGAAAGGCTCGGGGTCCTGCTCGGCATGCCGGGCCCGCTGCGCACCCGCGAGCTGCTGGCCGACATCGCCCGCCTCTACGGCGATGAGGCCCACCGGCCGCTCGCCACCTACGTCCGGATGTGGGGCACCGACCCCTGGACCCAGGGATACGTCACCCAGTGGACCCCCGGCGACGTCACGGCCGTCGGCCCCCGCCACGGGACCCACGAACCACCCTTCTACGTCTGCGGATCCGACCAGTGGGTGGCCGGCTACATGGAGGGCGCGGTACGCACCGGCCGCGACGCCGCCAAGGAGGCGCTGCACCGTGGCTGA
- a CDS encoding TetR family transcriptional regulator: MARDSHATKARLLDAAFTEFATYGIAGARVDRIAEAAQANKRLIYVYYGNKEQLFDAVLQRALATGSESVPFDVEDLPGYAGAIFDHLVERPELMRLVLWKQLERPGSTEAEASSYEGKIAAVRQAQEAGRIDAGIGAADVLTLVMGLSQAWFGAVGGPAAGSAGAAWAAERLAEHRTAVVESVRRITAPAGADGA; this comes from the coding sequence ATGGCACGGGATTCCCACGCGACGAAGGCGCGCCTGCTCGACGCGGCCTTCACCGAGTTCGCGACGTACGGCATCGCAGGCGCGCGCGTCGACCGCATCGCCGAGGCGGCGCAGGCGAACAAGCGGCTCATCTACGTCTACTACGGCAACAAGGAGCAGCTCTTCGACGCGGTGCTCCAGCGCGCCCTCGCGACGGGCTCGGAGTCCGTTCCGTTCGACGTCGAGGACCTGCCCGGCTATGCGGGAGCGATCTTCGACCATCTCGTCGAGCGCCCGGAGCTGATGCGCCTCGTGCTGTGGAAGCAGCTGGAGCGCCCGGGATCCACGGAGGCGGAGGCGTCGTCGTACGAGGGCAAGATCGCGGCGGTGCGGCAGGCGCAGGAAGCGGGCCGGATCGACGCAGGCATTGGCGCGGCCGACGTGCTGACCCTGGTCATGGGCCTGTCGCAGGCGTGGTTCGGCGCGGTGGGCGGCCCCGCGGCGGGATCGGCGGGCGCCGCGTGGGCGGCCGAGCGGCTCGCCGAGCACCGGACGGCGGTGGTGGAGTCCGTCCGCCGGATCACCGCCCCCGCGGGGGCGGACGGGGCCTGA
- a CDS encoding fibronectin type III domain-containing protein has product MTTRTRLTALATTAVLATTSGVLVSAPTAVAVGLESPADAPSAPSASAKTPKARGANPGWTNPLARPAQPTGLRGSYDGVVNQASLWWTASKETNLAGYRVYRRLDTTDWSQVSGSALLTTPYFVDTPNPTGQTVHYQVRAVSKTGRESEGSLAVSAITADRTAPVAPSGLRISHDFFTATLRWQPVADAAKYEVYAAASAAGPYTLLGTSTGPSYDDYNPPRTTLRYYRVRALDARGNPSAYSAVVTGDGVDRTPPPAPTSLSSYVEATRTHLYWKMSDSFDNDRANGGHFRVYRSPGQTLDPSHLTRVTCVKVGDNGDGLCTDESMAPGSQYTYAVTAVDMTGNESALSAPVTLRSGDRVAPGPVTGLKATPRNDGMLLSWSAPAEDDVTSYVGLRGVRQPDGTIRWLDRCTDEGSDALAMLCADMPDGETNVYVVVAKDRWDNALASSDPQVATVTATELDLRPPVTLPTQGLEMLGMSWSTLVTGEDSPGIYWWCREASLCTGIAGYRVSRWNPSTAAYEPLHTGLLPVTTEKYQDQSGAPGGTYFYTFEALRADGSAVVTHSWGCVRPAFV; this is encoded by the coding sequence GTGACAACTCGTACCCGGCTGACGGCCCTGGCGACGACGGCCGTCCTCGCCACGACCAGTGGTGTTCTGGTGAGCGCCCCCACCGCGGTTGCAGTCGGCCTCGAATCCCCGGCCGACGCGCCGTCCGCGCCCTCCGCCTCGGCCAAAACGCCCAAGGCCCGGGGGGCCAATCCCGGCTGGACGAATCCGCTCGCCCGCCCCGCCCAGCCCACCGGGCTGCGGGGCTCCTACGACGGGGTCGTCAACCAGGCGAGCCTGTGGTGGACGGCGAGCAAGGAGACCAACCTCGCGGGCTACCGCGTGTACCGCCGGCTCGACACCACCGACTGGTCCCAGGTCAGCGGCTCCGCCCTGCTCACCACCCCGTACTTCGTCGACACTCCGAACCCGACCGGTCAGACCGTCCACTACCAGGTCCGTGCCGTCAGCAAGACCGGCCGTGAATCCGAGGGCAGCCTCGCCGTCTCGGCCATCACGGCGGACCGGACGGCTCCGGTCGCCCCTTCCGGCCTCAGAATCAGCCACGACTTCTTCACGGCCACGCTTCGCTGGCAGCCGGTGGCCGACGCCGCCAAGTACGAGGTGTACGCCGCCGCGAGCGCCGCGGGTCCCTACACCCTGCTCGGGACTTCGACCGGGCCCTCGTACGACGACTACAACCCGCCCCGCACGACGCTGCGGTACTACCGCGTCCGAGCGTTGGACGCGCGCGGCAACCCGTCGGCGTACTCCGCAGTCGTCACCGGCGACGGCGTCGACCGGACACCGCCGCCGGCCCCGACCTCGCTGAGCTCCTACGTCGAGGCCACCCGGACGCACCTGTACTGGAAGATGTCCGACTCGTTCGACAACGACCGGGCGAACGGTGGGCACTTCCGTGTGTACCGCTCACCGGGCCAGACCCTCGATCCCTCCCACCTCACCCGCGTGACCTGCGTGAAGGTGGGCGACAACGGCGACGGGCTGTGCACCGACGAGAGCATGGCCCCCGGATCCCAGTACACCTACGCCGTTACCGCGGTGGACATGACGGGCAACGAGTCGGCCCTGTCCGCCCCGGTCACCCTCCGCAGCGGCGACCGGGTGGCTCCCGGCCCGGTCACCGGTCTGAAGGCCACGCCCCGCAACGACGGGATGCTGCTGAGCTGGTCGGCCCCCGCCGAGGACGACGTCACCTCGTACGTCGGCCTGCGCGGCGTCCGCCAGCCAGACGGCACGATCCGCTGGCTCGACCGGTGCACCGACGAGGGCTCCGACGCGCTGGCAATGCTCTGCGCCGACATGCCCGACGGCGAGACCAACGTCTACGTGGTGGTCGCCAAGGACCGTTGGGACAACGCGCTCGCGAGCAGCGACCCCCAGGTGGCCACGGTCACGGCCACCGAGCTGGACCTCCGCCCGCCGGTCACCCTCCCCACCCAGGGGCTGGAGATGCTCGGCATGTCGTGGAGCACCCTGGTCACCGGAGAGGACAGCCCCGGCATCTACTGGTGGTGCAGGGAAGCCTCCCTGTGCACCGGGATAGCCGGTTACCGGGTCTCCCGGTGGAACCCGTCCACGGCGGCGTACGAGCCGCTCCACACCGGGCTGCTGCCGGTCACGACCGAGAAGTACCAGGACCAGTCGGGCGCCCCGGGTGGCACGTACTTCTACACCTTCGAGGCGCTGCGTGCGGACGGCAGCGCCGTCGTGACGCACTCGTGGGGCTGCGTCCGCCCGGCGTTCGTCTGA
- a CDS encoding ABC transporter ATP-binding protein, with protein MTPTPKTSPAKTPTAVPPIPVHPTPAVRLDRVSKQYSAAGDTYAVRDVELDIAQGEFFSLLGPSGCGKTTLLRMIGGFSDPTAGSVLLDGQDVTGLPPNKRNVNTVFQSYALFDHLSLADNVAFGLKRKGVGRAEIRERVSGMLDLVQLGHLANRKPPTLSGGQKQRVALARALVNRPQVLLLDEPLAALDLKLRRHMQVELKQIQREVGITFVFVTHDQDEALTMSDRLAVMNEGRVEQCGTPEDVYERPTSSFTASFMGTSNLVPGTYRSGRVVLDDGPELPVGHRPAVAEGSRVNLSIRPEKIWLSDLEPDMARADGVVRETVYCGPTTTYLIELAPGVTVSVLEQNTVRSRREDRWSGGERVEIGWKPEHCLVLD; from the coding sequence ATGACCCCGACCCCCAAGACCTCGCCCGCCAAGACCCCGACCGCGGTGCCCCCCATTCCCGTCCACCCGACCCCCGCGGTCCGGCTGGACCGCGTGAGCAAGCAGTACTCTGCCGCGGGCGACACCTACGCCGTGCGCGACGTCGAACTCGACATAGCGCAGGGAGAGTTCTTCTCCCTCCTCGGACCCTCCGGCTGCGGCAAGACCACCCTCCTGCGGATGATCGGCGGCTTCTCCGACCCCACCGCGGGCAGCGTCCTGCTCGACGGCCAGGACGTCACCGGCCTGCCGCCCAACAAGCGCAACGTGAACACCGTCTTCCAGAGCTACGCCCTCTTCGACCACCTCTCGCTCGCGGACAACGTGGCCTTCGGCCTCAAGCGCAAGGGCGTCGGCCGCGCCGAGATCCGCGAACGGGTCTCCGGCATGCTCGACCTCGTCCAGCTCGGGCACCTGGCGAACCGCAAGCCGCCCACCCTCTCCGGCGGCCAGAAGCAACGCGTCGCGCTCGCCCGCGCCCTCGTCAACCGGCCCCAGGTACTGCTCCTCGACGAGCCGCTGGCCGCACTCGACCTCAAACTGCGCCGCCACATGCAGGTCGAGCTCAAGCAGATCCAGCGCGAGGTCGGCATCACCTTCGTCTTCGTCACCCACGACCAGGACGAGGCGCTGACCATGTCGGACCGACTCGCCGTCATGAACGAGGGCCGCGTGGAGCAGTGCGGAACCCCCGAGGACGTGTACGAACGCCCCACGAGCAGCTTCACCGCCTCCTTCATGGGCACCTCCAACCTTGTCCCCGGCACCTACCGCTCCGGCCGCGTCGTCCTCGACGACGGGCCCGAACTGCCCGTCGGCCACCGGCCGGCCGTCGCCGAGGGCAGCAGGGTCAACCTGTCGATCCGCCCCGAGAAGATCTGGCTGTCCGACCTGGAGCCCGACATGGCCCGGGCCGACGGCGTCGTCCGCGAGACCGTCTACTGCGGCCCGACGACCACCTACCTCATCGAGCTGGCACCCGGCGTCACGGTGTCCGTGCTGGAGCAGAACACCGTCCGCTCCCGCAGGGAGGACCGCTGGAGCGGCGGCGAGCGCGTCGAGATCGGCTGGAAGCCCGAGCACTGCCTGGTCCTGGACTGA
- a CDS encoding aldo/keto reductase: MEIRALGTQGLKVGAEGLGLMGMSAHYGATDETESLATIDRALELGVTLLDTAEGYGPFRNEQLLGKALSGRREQAVVATKTGIEFTDEGTFLGHNAGPEYIRRSADRSLRHLGTDHIDLYYLHRVDPNVPIEESMGAMAELVEAGKVRHVGLCEVSPTTIARAHAVHPLTAVQTEYSLFERGIEHDGVLDTLRELGIGLVAYSPLGRGFLSGAITSPDDFAADDFRRTDPRFQGENFHRNLAVVDQVRRLAAEKGVTPSQLALAWTLHQGAVPIPGTKRRRYLEENIAATAVTITPAELAAIDAVAPHGVASGDRYSPELMASLNG, encoded by the coding sequence ATGGAGATCCGCGCACTGGGCACCCAGGGACTGAAGGTCGGCGCCGAAGGCCTCGGCCTGATGGGGATGAGCGCCCACTACGGCGCCACGGACGAGACCGAGTCCCTCGCCACGATCGACCGCGCCCTGGAGCTGGGCGTCACCCTCCTCGACACCGCCGAGGGCTACGGTCCCTTCCGCAACGAGCAGCTGCTCGGCAAGGCCCTCTCCGGCCGCCGCGAGCAGGCCGTGGTCGCCACGAAGACCGGCATCGAGTTCACCGACGAAGGCACCTTCCTCGGCCACAACGCGGGCCCCGAGTACATCCGCCGCTCGGCCGACCGCTCCCTGCGCCACCTGGGCACCGACCACATCGACCTCTACTACCTGCACCGCGTCGACCCGAACGTGCCGATCGAGGAGAGCATGGGAGCCATGGCCGAACTCGTCGAGGCGGGCAAGGTCCGCCACGTCGGACTGTGCGAGGTCTCCCCCACCACGATCGCCCGCGCCCACGCGGTGCACCCGCTGACCGCCGTACAGACCGAGTACAGCCTCTTCGAGCGCGGAATCGAGCACGACGGCGTCCTCGACACCCTCCGCGAACTCGGGATCGGGCTCGTCGCCTACTCCCCGCTCGGCCGCGGCTTCCTCTCCGGTGCCATCACCAGCCCCGACGACTTCGCCGCGGACGACTTCCGCCGCACCGACCCCCGGTTCCAGGGCGAGAACTTCCACCGCAACCTCGCCGTGGTGGACCAGGTGCGCCGGCTCGCCGCCGAGAAGGGCGTCACCCCCTCGCAGCTGGCCCTGGCCTGGACCCTCCACCAGGGCGCGGTCCCCATCCCCGGCACCAAGCGCCGCCGCTACCTCGAGGAGAACATCGCCGCCACCGCCGTGACGATCACCCCCGCCGAGCTTGCCGCCATCGACGCCGTGGCCCCGCACGGGGTGGCCTCGGGCGACCGCTACTCCCCCGAGCTGATGGCCTCCCTGAACGGTTGA
- a CDS encoding glutaredoxin domain-containing protein codes for MMRAWILPILLVASGLLAAGALVGKGSPGAGVALLLLLVLLAGLNSPLAFPRSVGAAEAQRRSAADGRPVVYWRPGCAYCLRLRIRLGRGAHRLHWVDIWRDPAGADAVRAFNGGDETVPTVVVAGRPHVNPDVEWVRTQAAARPRD; via the coding sequence ATGATGCGCGCCTGGATCCTGCCGATACTGCTCGTCGCCAGCGGCTTGCTCGCCGCGGGTGCCCTCGTGGGCAAGGGGTCGCCCGGAGCCGGCGTTGCCCTCCTGCTCCTGCTCGTCCTGCTGGCGGGGCTGAACTCCCCCCTGGCGTTCCCGCGGTCGGTCGGCGCGGCCGAAGCACAGCGCCGCAGCGCGGCCGACGGGCGGCCGGTCGTCTACTGGCGTCCGGGCTGCGCGTACTGTCTGCGCCTGCGGATCCGGCTGGGCCGCGGCGCCCACCGGCTGCACTGGGTCGACATCTGGCGCGACCCGGCGGGCGCCGACGCGGTACGGGCGTTCAACGGGGGCGACGAAACCGTACCGACCGTCGTGGTGGCGGGCCGGCCGCACGTGAACCCCGACGTCGAATGGGTACGCACACAGGCGGCCGCCCGCCCACGGGATTGA
- a CDS encoding sensor histidine kinase, whose protein sequence is MRRRPGLSARLKLTLSYAGFLAVAGALLLAVVWVFLLRYVPDNSQGLLGISPNRYLLVRTFAPAAAVAMLFLLVFGLVGGWILAGRMLAPLAQITEAARMAGDGSLSHRIRMTGRHDEFRELADAFDSMLRQLESHVDEQQRFAANASHELRTPLAISRTLLDVALKDPTRDRGELIERLQAVNTRAIDLTEALLLLSRGDSGSFARESVDLSLVAEEAAETLLPLAEQRRITLEVDGGAARTCGSAELLLRMAMNLVQNAVVHNLPAGGTVTVHTETYGDTSVLRVENTGRPVPPDLVPTLTEPFRRGSERVRTDEHAGVGLGLAIVHSIVRAHGGTLDLVPRPAGGLVVTVRLPGTP, encoded by the coding sequence ATGCGTAGACGCCCGGGGCTCAGCGCCCGGCTGAAACTCACCCTCAGCTACGCCGGGTTCCTCGCCGTCGCCGGCGCTCTCCTGCTGGCCGTGGTGTGGGTGTTCCTGCTGCGCTACGTACCCGACAACTCCCAGGGCCTTCTCGGGATCTCGCCCAACCGCTATCTCCTCGTACGGACCTTCGCCCCGGCCGCGGCCGTGGCGATGCTCTTCCTGCTCGTGTTCGGCCTCGTCGGTGGCTGGATCCTCGCCGGCCGGATGCTCGCACCGCTCGCGCAGATCACGGAGGCCGCACGGATGGCCGGGGACGGGTCGCTGTCCCACCGGATCCGGATGACCGGCCGTCACGACGAATTCCGTGAACTCGCCGACGCGTTCGACTCGATGCTCCGACAGCTCGAGTCCCACGTCGACGAGCAGCAGAGGTTCGCGGCAAACGCCTCCCACGAGCTGCGCACTCCGCTGGCGATCTCGCGGACGCTCCTCGATGTCGCCCTCAAGGACCCCACGCGTGACCGGGGCGAGCTCATCGAGCGCCTTCAGGCCGTCAACACGCGGGCGATCGACCTCACCGAGGCCCTGCTCCTGCTCAGCCGCGGCGACAGCGGAAGCTTCGCCCGCGAGAGCGTCGACCTCTCCCTCGTCGCCGAAGAGGCCGCGGAAACGCTGCTTCCCCTCGCGGAACAGCGTCGTATCACGCTCGAGGTCGACGGCGGGGCGGCCCGGACCTGCGGCTCGGCGGAGCTCCTGCTGCGGATGGCGATGAACCTCGTCCAGAACGCCGTGGTCCACAACCTGCCCGCCGGGGGCACCGTGACGGTCCACACCGAGACGTACGGCGACACGAGCGTGCTGCGGGTCGAGAACACGGGCCGTCCCGTCCCACCGGATCTGGTCCCGACCCTGACCGAACCCTTCCGGCGGGGATCGGAACGCGTACGCACCGACGAGCACGCCGGTGTCGGGCTCGGCCTGGCCATCGTGCACAGCATCGTCCGCGCCCACGGGGGGACCCTCGACCTCGTCCCCCGCCCTGCCGGGGGTCTCGTCGTCACGGTCCGGCTTCCCGGCACCCCGTAG
- a CDS encoding aminobutyraldehyde dehydrogenase: MELVDPATGRVHAHAPRSGRADTDAACAAATAAYAHWSTTTPAERQRALLGIADAIEQHAEAFVAAETGDTGKPPRQFRTEELPAIVDTLRFFAGAARNLPGVAAAEYTQGRTSVLRREPVGVCAQITPWNYPLMMAVWKIAPAIAAGNTTVLKPADTTPSSSALLARIAAAHLPPGVLNVVCGDRDTGRTLTAHPAVALIAVTGSVRAGRQIAAAAAADLKRVHLELGGNAPVLVHDDVDVEATAAALAAVAYYNAGQDCTAPSRLLVHHRAHDAFVEALAAEVGKLRTGAPDEPDADFGPLNNAAQLASVRSLLDGLPRRAEIVTGGARLARPGFFHEPTVVAGVRQDDEIVQEEIFGPVVTVQSFADEEEALRLANDVRHGLAASVWTTDHDRAMRATRALHTGIVWVNTHGTTVSEMPHGGVKHSGYGSDLSMAGLLDYTQVKHVML, from the coding sequence ATGGAGCTGGTCGACCCCGCGACCGGGCGGGTGCACGCTCACGCCCCGCGCTCGGGCAGGGCCGACACGGACGCCGCCTGCGCGGCGGCCACAGCCGCGTACGCGCACTGGTCCACGACCACACCGGCCGAACGCCAGCGCGCCCTGCTCGGTATCGCAGACGCCATCGAGCAGCACGCCGAGGCCTTCGTGGCCGCCGAGACGGGCGACACCGGGAAACCTCCCCGCCAGTTCAGGACCGAGGAACTGCCCGCGATCGTCGACACCCTCCGCTTCTTCGCCGGAGCCGCGCGCAACCTGCCGGGCGTTGCCGCCGCCGAGTACACGCAGGGCCGCACCTCCGTGCTGCGGCGCGAACCGGTCGGCGTCTGCGCCCAGATCACTCCCTGGAACTACCCGCTGATGATGGCGGTGTGGAAGATCGCCCCGGCGATCGCCGCCGGCAACACGACCGTGCTCAAGCCCGCCGACACCACGCCCTCGTCATCGGCGCTCCTGGCCCGCATCGCGGCCGCGCACCTGCCGCCGGGCGTGCTCAACGTGGTCTGCGGCGACCGCGACACCGGCCGGACGCTCACCGCCCATCCCGCTGTCGCCCTCATCGCGGTCACCGGCAGCGTGCGCGCCGGCCGGCAGATCGCCGCCGCCGCGGCCGCCGACCTCAAGCGGGTCCACCTGGAGCTCGGCGGCAATGCCCCGGTCCTGGTCCACGACGACGTGGACGTCGAGGCGACCGCCGCCGCCCTCGCCGCGGTCGCGTACTACAACGCGGGCCAGGACTGCACGGCGCCCAGCCGGCTCCTGGTCCACCACCGGGCGCACGACGCGTTCGTCGAGGCCCTCGCGGCCGAAGTGGGCAAGCTGCGCACGGGTGCCCCGGACGAGCCGGACGCCGACTTCGGGCCGCTCAACAACGCGGCCCAGCTCGCCTCGGTCCGGTCCTTGCTCGACGGGCTGCCGCGGCGCGCCGAGATCGTCACCGGGGGCGCCCGCCTCGCGCGGCCCGGCTTCTTCCACGAACCCACCGTCGTGGCCGGCGTCCGCCAGGACGACGAGATCGTGCAGGAGGAGATCTTCGGACCCGTCGTGACCGTGCAGTCCTTCGCGGACGAGGAGGAGGCCCTGCGCCTGGCCAACGACGTCCGCCACGGCCTCGCGGCCAGTGTGTGGACCACGGACCACGACCGGGCGATGCGCGCGACCCGGGCCCTGCACACCGGCATCGTCTGGGTGAACACCCACGGCACGACCGTCTCCGAGATGCCCCACGGCGGGGTCAAGCACTCGGGCTACGGCAGCGACCTTTCGATGGCGGGGCTCCTGGACTACACGCAGGTCAAGCACGTCATGCTGTGA